One Streptosporangium sp. NBC_01495 DNA window includes the following coding sequences:
- a CDS encoding hemolysin family protein: MSTSSALLLGVALLIGNAFFVAAEFAVISARRHRLEELAGKGGRLTRLAARAAVRGGRELSLMLAGAQLGITLCSLGLGMVTEPAIEHLLEPVFAAVGLPESLRVPVSLVIALALVTFLHMVIGEMAPKSWALTHPETAAMGLALPFRGFTWLVRPVLASLNGLTNGILRLFGVDPKDELATTRTPVQLAMLVGESGRMGLLDRDEHDLLTRALRVHQQPVERLMLPLDKATSVPADATSERMRQVAARDGHLRMLVTSGRPGDVLGVVHVRDILVRPEASPAELARPVPRLDKATTIPDAVSTLQDAHAHLGLVTDGGGEVVGMVSLTDLLGEILDVRVLATR; encoded by the coding sequence ATGAGCACCTCCTCCGCCCTGCTGCTCGGCGTGGCCCTGCTGATCGGCAACGCCTTCTTCGTCGCCGCCGAGTTCGCGGTGATCTCGGCCCGCAGGCACCGCCTGGAGGAGCTGGCGGGCAAGGGAGGCCGGTTGACCCGGCTCGCCGCCCGCGCCGCCGTGCGCGGCGGCAGGGAGCTCTCCCTGATGCTGGCCGGCGCCCAGCTGGGCATCACGCTGTGCTCGCTCGGCCTGGGCATGGTGACCGAACCGGCCATCGAGCACCTGCTGGAGCCGGTTTTCGCCGCGGTCGGCCTGCCCGAGTCGCTGAGGGTCCCCGTCTCGCTCGTGATCGCGCTGGCGCTCGTCACCTTCCTGCACATGGTGATCGGCGAGATGGCTCCCAAGTCGTGGGCGCTGACCCACCCGGAGACCGCGGCGATGGGGCTGGCCCTGCCGTTCCGCGGCTTCACCTGGCTCGTGAGGCCGGTGCTCGCCTCGCTCAACGGCCTGACGAACGGGATCCTGAGGCTGTTCGGGGTGGATCCCAAGGACGAGCTGGCCACCACCAGGACCCCGGTCCAGCTGGCGATGCTGGTCGGCGAGTCGGGCCGGATGGGTCTGCTCGACCGGGACGAGCACGACCTGCTCACCCGGGCCCTGCGGGTCCACCAGCAGCCGGTGGAGCGGCTGATGCTGCCGCTGGACAAGGCCACCTCGGTGCCCGCCGACGCGACGAGCGAGCGGATGCGCCAGGTCGCCGCGCGCGACGGGCACCTGCGCATGCTGGTCACCTCCGGCAGGCCGGGCGACGTCCTGGGCGTGGTGCACGTCAGGGACATCCTCGTCCGGCCGGAGGCGAGCCCCGCCGAGCTCGCCCGCCCGGTGCCCCGCCTGGACAAGGCCACCACGATCCCCGACGCCGTCTCCACGCTCCAGGACGCCCACGCGCACCTGGGTCTGGTCACGGACGGCGGCGGCGAGGTGGTCGGCATGGTGAGCCTCACGGACCTGCTCGGCGAGATCCTGGACGTACGGGTGCTCGCGACCCGCTAG
- a CDS encoding hemolysin family protein, with amino-acid sequence MNTALGLLAILLLTLATGYFVAQEFAFVAADRGVLREQADSGDAAAARALEVTGRLSFMLSGAQLGITVTALLVGFISEPAIATVIRPWLEAAGVPRGAVPGIAVTLAVAIATVIQMVLGELAPKNLGIARPEPVAKFLARSTMIYLRIAGPIIRLFDSAATGLLRRVGVEPVEEIEHGASPEELSRIIAESATAGDLPPRLSELLGRALEFGDRTAEDVMVPRPRVVLLRDDRPISDLVDAVRRHGHSRYPVLCNQNGDDVVGVTGVRELLKSGLTDGTLEKITRPALLVPTSSPLPLVLERMRAARDDLACVIDEYGGLAGVVTIEDLAEELVGELIDENDPEPAGVVVGDEGTWDLPGTLRLDEIERAIGLQLPESDDYDTVAGLVLATLGRMAEPGDQVTVTLTSQNDPLENDSADEKEAVLTVLSVHRRVPEWVRLSLNAPQEADPGEAPETRAGKPGKTGKPGNEDEPAMSAPRMLERGPEQPMIERSGGRRR; translated from the coding sequence GTGAACACGGCTTTGGGCCTTCTGGCCATCCTCCTTCTCACCCTCGCCACCGGCTACTTCGTCGCCCAGGAGTTCGCCTTCGTCGCGGCGGACCGCGGCGTGCTGCGCGAGCAGGCCGACTCCGGCGACGCGGCCGCGGCACGGGCGCTGGAGGTGACGGGACGCCTGTCGTTCATGCTGTCGGGCGCGCAGCTCGGCATCACCGTGACCGCCCTGCTCGTCGGCTTCATCTCGGAACCCGCCATCGCCACGGTCATCCGCCCCTGGCTGGAGGCCGCGGGAGTGCCGCGGGGGGCCGTGCCCGGCATCGCCGTGACGCTGGCCGTCGCGATCGCCACCGTCATCCAGATGGTCCTCGGCGAGCTGGCTCCCAAGAACCTCGGCATCGCCCGTCCCGAGCCGGTGGCGAAGTTCCTCGCCCGCTCGACGATGATCTACCTGCGGATCGCCGGGCCGATCATCCGGCTGTTCGACTCCGCCGCCACCGGCCTGCTGCGCCGGGTCGGTGTGGAGCCCGTGGAGGAGATCGAGCACGGCGCCAGCCCCGAGGAGCTGTCCCGGATCATCGCCGAGTCCGCCACGGCGGGTGACCTGCCGCCGAGGCTGTCGGAGCTGCTGGGACGCGCCCTGGAGTTCGGCGACCGCACCGCGGAGGACGTCATGGTGCCGCGCCCCCGCGTGGTGCTGCTGAGGGACGACCGGCCGATCTCCGACCTGGTCGACGCCGTCCGCAGGCACGGCCACTCCCGCTACCCGGTGCTCTGCAACCAGAACGGCGACGACGTGGTCGGCGTCACCGGCGTACGCGAGCTGCTCAAGTCGGGACTGACCGACGGCACGCTGGAGAAGATCACCCGCCCCGCGCTCCTGGTGCCCACCTCCTCGCCGCTGCCTCTCGTCCTGGAGCGCATGCGCGCCGCCCGCGACGACCTGGCGTGCGTCATCGACGAGTACGGCGGCCTGGCCGGCGTGGTCACCATCGAGGACCTCGCCGAGGAACTCGTCGGCGAGCTCATCGACGAGAACGACCCGGAGCCCGCGGGGGTCGTCGTGGGCGACGAGGGCACGTGGGACCTGCCGGGCACGCTCCGGCTGGACGAGATTGAGCGGGCCATCGGGCTGCAGCTTCCCGAGAGCGACGACTACGACACCGTCGCGGGCCTCGTCCTCGCCACCCTCGGCCGGATGGCCGAGCCGGGCGACCAGGTGACCGTCACGCTGACGTCGCAGAACGACCCCCTGGAGAACGACAGCGCCGACGAGAAGGAGGCGGTGCTCACGGTGCTCTCCGTGCACCGCAGGGTCCCCGAGTGGGTGCGGCTGTCGCTCAACGCGCCGCAGGAGGCCGATCCCGGGGAGGCCCCGGAGACCAGAGCCGGGAAACCCGGAAAAACCGGGAAACCCGGAAATGAGGACGAACCGGCGATGAGCGCGCCACGGATGCTCGAACGCGGCCCCGAGCAGCCCATGATCGAGCGGAGCGGGGGGAGGCGACGATGA
- a CDS encoding LCP family protein: MPPRAAGQPAYPTPGGPGTPVRRAAPSRREAPVPEASREVPPPRGGGRVYGKARSGSSPVKPLNAPSASPGGSHGGSGDGDGGSASRMPGWRPKRPGRLAVRILAGLVVVLLVLAIGGYFVVNSRLTRIEALTDYEGRPADTPGTNWLLVGSDSRAGLTAAQRKKLATGKAVGRRTDTMMLLHIPEGDGRPTLVSLPRDSYVPIDGHGSNKLNAAYAFKGGQQLLPKTVEQVTGLRLDHYMEIGFGGFVGIVDAIGGVEIDVKQAIRDPKAGINLKKGPQVMDGGTALGYVRTRATGAIPDLERTQRQRQFFSAVVKKAASPGVLINPFTSVPLALSAADSVAVGEETGAFDLLSLGLAMGGNPVTTVVPIGSLPTIDGQSVVKWDRAKALRMFEALAQDKPVPKDALGK; the protein is encoded by the coding sequence GTGCCGCCGAGAGCGGCCGGGCAGCCCGCCTACCCCACGCCTGGCGGCCCGGGGACGCCCGTCCGGCGGGCGGCGCCCTCGCGACGGGAGGCGCCCGTCCCGGAGGCGTCGCGCGAGGTGCCGCCTCCCCGGGGCGGCGGGCGGGTGTACGGCAAGGCCAGGTCGGGCTCCAGCCCGGTCAAGCCGCTGAACGCGCCCTCGGCCTCGCCGGGCGGCTCGCACGGGGGCTCCGGCGACGGGGACGGCGGAAGCGCGTCGCGCATGCCCGGCTGGCGGCCGAAGCGTCCCGGCAGGCTGGCCGTGCGAATCCTCGCCGGACTGGTCGTCGTGCTGCTCGTCCTGGCCATTGGCGGGTATTTCGTGGTCAACTCGCGGCTGACCCGGATCGAGGCGCTCACCGACTACGAGGGCCGCCCCGCCGACACCCCCGGCACCAACTGGCTGCTGGTCGGCTCCGACAGCCGCGCGGGCCTGACCGCGGCCCAGCGCAAGAAGCTCGCCACGGGCAAGGCCGTGGGCCGCAGGACCGACACGATGATGCTGCTGCACATCCCCGAGGGCGACGGCCGCCCGACCCTGGTCAGCCTCCCGCGCGACTCGTACGTGCCGATCGACGGCCACGGCAGCAACAAGCTCAACGCCGCCTACGCCTTCAAGGGCGGCCAGCAGCTGCTTCCCAAGACCGTGGAGCAGGTCACCGGGCTGCGCCTCGACCACTACATGGAGATCGGCTTCGGCGGCTTCGTGGGCATCGTCGACGCCATCGGCGGGGTCGAGATCGACGTCAAGCAGGCCATCAGGGACCCCAAGGCCGGGATCAACCTGAAGAAGGGCCCGCAGGTCATGGATGGCGGGACGGCCCTCGGCTACGTCCGCACCCGCGCCACCGGCGCGATTCCCGACCTTGAGAGGACCCAGCGCCAGCGCCAGTTCTTCTCCGCGGTGGTGAAGAAGGCGGCCAGCCCCGGCGTCCTGATCAACCCCTTCACGTCCGTCCCGCTCGCGCTGAGCGCGGCCGACTCGGTGGCCGTCGGAGAGGAGACCGGCGCGTTCGACCTGCTCTCCCTCGGCCTCGCCATGGGCGGCAACCCGGTCACCACGGTCGTGCCCATCGGCTCCCTGCCCACCATCGACGGCCAGTCCGTCGTCAAGTGGGACCGGGCCAAGGCCCTGCGCATGTTCGAGGCCCTGGCCCAGGACAAGCCCGTTCCCAAGGACGCCCTCGGCAAGTGA
- a CDS encoding IS4 family transposase, whose amino-acid sequence MSRQSARSALARAISTVSSTTRTAAGVFAPGHLGELTQIVPFEMVDEALAETRAVERRLRELPSRVMVYLLLAAGLFAGLGYQQVWARLVSGLANPGVPPSSSALAQARRRVGVAPLKALFELLAGPPAGAPRWRGLLVCAMDGTTMSVPDSPANLTRYGHQSGSHGGSGYPLVRLLTVVVCGTRTLLTVTFGPFKTGETSYAPALFGCLRPGMVLLADRNFAVKNLITEIADTGADLLIRCKVGRALPRLATLADGSWTSVLGGVPIRVIDAHITVTLSGGTRRIVHYRVITSLLDHRRYPARDLVILYHQRWEIETSYLELKSTILGGRVLRARTPQGVDQEIYALLTAYQVLRLAMADATAAQPGLPDDRAGFSIALHTARDQIVHAAGILAGTTIDLLGRIGRALLADPLPQRRERISPRIVKRAISKHRAKGQVDRTNHRATTTIEVLAEPQLTAASSP is encoded by the coding sequence TTGAGCCGACAGTCTGCCAGGTCTGCCCTGGCCCGTGCCATCAGCACGGTCTCATCGACCACACGGACCGCTGCGGGGGTGTTCGCGCCGGGCCATCTGGGCGAGCTGACCCAGATCGTCCCCTTTGAGATGGTCGATGAGGCGCTGGCCGAAACCAGGGCGGTCGAGCGGCGGTTGCGCGAGTTGCCCTCGCGGGTGATGGTGTATCTGCTGCTGGCGGCGGGACTGTTCGCCGGACTGGGATATCAGCAGGTATGGGCTCGCCTGGTGTCCGGCCTGGCGAATCCGGGCGTGCCGCCGTCCTCTTCGGCTTTGGCCCAAGCGCGCCGCCGGGTGGGGGTAGCGCCGTTGAAGGCGCTGTTCGAGTTGCTGGCGGGCCCGCCCGCGGGTGCGCCGCGCTGGCGCGGGCTGCTGGTCTGCGCGATGGACGGCACCACGATGTCGGTGCCCGACAGCCCGGCGAACCTGACCCGGTACGGGCACCAAAGCGGCTCGCACGGCGGGTCGGGCTACCCGCTCGTGCGGTTGCTGACGGTGGTCGTCTGCGGCACCCGTACCCTGCTCACGGTGACCTTCGGCCCGTTCAAGACCGGTGAGACCAGCTACGCACCGGCCCTGTTCGGCTGCCTACGGCCCGGGATGGTGCTGCTGGCCGACCGCAACTTCGCGGTCAAGAACCTCATCACCGAGATCGCCGATACCGGGGCGGACCTGCTGATCCGTTGCAAGGTCGGCCGGGCCCTGCCCCGGCTGGCCACCCTGGCCGATGGGTCGTGGACCAGCGTGCTGGGTGGGGTCCCCATCCGGGTCATTGACGCCCACATCACCGTCACTCTCTCGGGCGGCACCCGGCGGATCGTGCACTACCGGGTGATCACCAGCCTGCTTGACCACCGCCGCTACCCCGCCCGCGACCTCGTCATCCTCTACCACCAGCGGTGGGAAATCGAAACCAGCTACCTCGAGTTGAAGTCGACCATCTTGGGCGGCCGGGTCCTGCGCGCCCGCACCCCGCAGGGCGTCGACCAGGAAATCTACGCCCTACTCACCGCCTACCAGGTCCTGCGGCTGGCGATGGCCGACGCCACCGCCGCCCAACCCGGCCTCCCCGATGATCGGGCCGGCTTCAGCATCGCCCTGCACACCGCCCGCGATCAGATCGTCCACGCCGCCGGCATCCTTGCCGGCACCACCATCGACCTGCTCGGACGCATCGGACGCGCTCTCCTTGCAGATCCCCTCCCGCAACGTCGCGAACGCATCAGCCCGCGCATCGTCAAACGAGCGATCTCCAAACACCGGGCCAAAGGACAAGTCGACCGCACCAACCACCGTGCGACCACCACGATCGAGGTCCTCGCCGAACCCCAGTTGACAGCAGCCTCAAGCCCTTAA